The Manduca sexta isolate Smith_Timp_Sample1 chromosome 17, JHU_Msex_v1.0, whole genome shotgun sequence genome includes a window with the following:
- the LOC115454893 gene encoding uncharacterized protein LOC115454893, which produces MNALLDYGSSSSSSESEEEVVDKEKSPSEISKLKLPKPVLGESSLQTSVFSNPFVKAEQEKAAILEKHVKMVPGKEDTQMINGKKICWNHRKGRCRFGHNCKYAHDTDIQKTSDELEAEKQKLKTVVCEGSGTMTSAPPPQLQDPASPTEDPWEGNTDKKKLKRPGLPQGLMPNKKVIKMYKQQKLKDIKK; this is translated from the exons atgaatgcgtTATTGGATTATGGATCTTCGTCATCCTCTAGCGAAAGTGAAGAAGAAGTTGTTGACAAAGAGAA ATCTCCATCGGAAATTTCGAAACTGAAGCTTCCCAAGCCCGTGCTAGGAGAGAGTTCTTTACAAACCTCAGTGTTTTCGAATCCATTTGTCAAAGCAGAGCAGGAAAAGGCAGCTATTCTGGAGAAACATGTTAAAATG GTTCCAGGCAAAGAAGATACCCAGATGATAAATGGCAAGAAGATATGCTGGAACCACAGGAAGGGACGCTGCAGGTTTGGGCACAACTGTAAATATGCACATGACACGGACATACAGAAGACATCTGATGAATTGGAGGCTGAGAAGCAG AAACTGAAAACAGTGGTATGTGAGGGTTCTGGCACCATGACTTCAGCACCACCGCCTCAACTCCAAGATCCAGCATCACCCACTGAAGATCCATGGGAAGGGAATACAGACAAGAAGAAACTCAAAAGGCCAGGGCTTCCACAAGGATTAATGCCTAACAAGAAAGTAATTAAGATGTACAAACAACAAAAacttaaagatattaaaaaataa
- the LOC115449355 gene encoding TRPL translocation defect protein 14 isoform X2 → MIQIENTFFELGRTSQRNCLIICDRGAMDASAFIPKEKWEAIMASNGWNNVELRDNRYNHIVHMVSAANGAEDFYSTEDHQCRSEGVELARDLDYKAAAAWVGHPYFDVIDNSTDFDKKMNRLIACVCQKIGIDTGDRLNVNSKKRKFLVKMPLAPDSEFPPFQDFDVVHNYLHSDVRKAQVRLRKRGQKGHWSYIHTIRKFHPTNTQSVEVRTQLTHRDYLNLLPQRDEAHFTIFKKRRCFIYNNQYYQLDIYRQPTHPRCRGLVLLETYSAAYDQNTLLASLPKFLRIEKEVTGDHAYSMYNLSLKEDWKTSKKYYAGTDCNGHKINGHSDDKTNGHADKYGHAKMNGHGVDRMNGHGGDKMNGHGGDKMNGHGGDKMNGHGGDKMNGHGGDKMNGHGGDKMNGHHGGDKMYGFSGGKMNGHDGDKINGYDKPESRKFNGHQNMSGRGPKDQHPVAVAPRHGVHASELDNYNASHRIDLGSPKIQKVAVKI, encoded by the exons ATGATCCAAATCGAGAACACATTCTTCGAGCTCGGCAGGACCAGCCAGAGGAACTGTCTCATTATATGCGATAGAGGTGCCATGGACGCAAGTGCAT TTATACCAAAAGAGAAATGGGAAGCGATAATGGCTTCTAACGGGTGGAACAACGTGGAGCTGCGCGACAACAGATATAACCACATTGTTCACATGGTCTCTGCCGCCAACGGAGCTGAAGATTTCTACTCGACTGAg GATCATCAATGTCGGTCAGAGGGCGTGGAGCTCGCCCGCGACTTGGACTACAAAGCGGCCGCCGCGTGGGTCGGTCACCCGTACTTCGACGTGATCGACAACTCCACAGACTTCGACAAGAAGATGAACCGGCTGATCGCGTGCGTGTGCCAGAAGATCGGCATCGACACCGGCGACCGGCTCAACGTCAACTCCAAGAAACGCAAGTTCCTCGTCAAGATGCCGCTCGCGCCCGACTCGGAGTTCCCGCCCTTCCAAGACTTCGACGTTGTACACAACTACTTGCATAGCGATGTGCGTAAGGCGCAAGTCAGGTTGCGCAAGCGCGGCCAGAAGGGCCACTGGTCCTACATCCACACGATCAGGAAGTTCCATCCCACTAATACCCAGTCCGTGGAGGTCAGGACTCAGTTGACGCATCGGGATTACCTGAACCTCCTCCCGCAGAGGGACGAAGCTCACTTCACCATTTTCAAGAAACGTCGCTGCTTCATTTACAACAACCAGTACTATCAGTTGGACATCTATAGGCAGCCCACGCATCCCAG GTGCCGCGGTTTAGTCCTCCTCGAGACTTACAGCGCTGCGTATGATCAAAATACGCTTTTGGCATCATTGCCCAAGTTCCTCAGGATAGAGAAGGAGGTGACCGGCGACCACGCATATTCCATGTACAATCTGTCTTTAAAGGAAGACTGGAAGACGTCAAAAAAGTACTATGCGGGCACTGATTGCAACG GGCATAAAATAAATGGTCACAGTGATGACAAAACCAACGGGCACGCTGACAAATACGGACATGCCAAGATGAACGGACACGGCGTTGATAGAATGAACGGTCATGGCGGTGACAAAATGAACGGTCATGGCGGTGACAAAATGAACGGTCATGGCGGTGACAAAATGAACGGTCATGGCGGTGACAAAATGAACGGTCATGGCGGTGACAAAATGAACGGCCACGGAGGTGACAAAATGAACGGTCATCACGGTGGTGATAAAATGTACGGGTTCAGCGGAGGCAAAATGAATGGCCATGATGGCGACAAGATCAACGGTTACGACAAGCCGGAGAGCAGGAAGTTCAACGGTCACCAGAACATGAGCGGGCGCGGGCCCAAGGACCAGCACCCCGTCGCCGTCGCGCCCCGGCATGGCGTGCACGCCTCGGagctcgacaactacaacgcgaGCCATAGGATCGATCTCGGTTCACCAAAGATTCAAAAGGTCGCCGTTAAGATATAA